The following are from one region of the Nocardia terpenica genome:
- a CDS encoding MFS transporter: MSGRRPGQLPVEIWMLLGAEFLIAVGFGLVAPVLPQYARSFGVGVAAASAIVSAFALMRLVFAPVSGRLVQRLGERPVYLSGVLVVALSTGASALAQSYWELIVLRSLGGIGSTMFTVSSLGLVIRLSPPGQRGRVSGLWATNFLIGSLAGPLIGGVLAGFGLRVPFVIYALALLAATAVVYWSLRNSTLAAPEKPGTLRVMTFRQALNRSAYRAVLWSNFANGAAVYGVRMALVPLLVVDVLGQSRGEAGVALTVFAAGNAAVLFASGRWSDRLGRKPFLITGTLVCAVGTVALGAAPNLGWLLAASFVAGLGSGMFTPAQQATVADVIGPDARGGPVLAGFQMAADLGTVLGPIVVGMLAQRVSFGVALTVTGALLAIAAVCWLVVPEPLRRHAPVDAGARAADA, from the coding sequence ATGAGTGGACGCAGACCCGGGCAATTGCCCGTCGAGATCTGGATGTTGCTGGGGGCGGAGTTTCTGATCGCCGTCGGGTTCGGGTTGGTGGCGCCGGTGCTGCCGCAGTACGCGCGCAGCTTCGGGGTGGGGGTGGCGGCGGCCTCGGCGATCGTCAGCGCGTTCGCGCTCATGCGCCTGGTGTTCGCCCCCGTCAGCGGGCGGTTGGTGCAGAGGCTGGGGGAGCGGCCGGTGTATCTGAGCGGTGTGCTCGTCGTGGCGCTGTCCACCGGGGCGAGTGCGCTGGCGCAGAGCTACTGGGAGCTGATCGTGCTGCGGTCGCTCGGCGGGATCGGGTCGACCATGTTCACCGTGTCGTCGCTGGGGCTGGTGATTCGGCTGTCGCCGCCTGGGCAGCGCGGCCGGGTGTCCGGGCTGTGGGCGACGAACTTTCTCATCGGCTCGCTGGCCGGTCCGCTGATCGGCGGAGTGCTGGCCGGATTCGGGCTGCGGGTGCCGTTCGTCATCTACGCGCTGGCGCTGCTGGCCGCGACCGCCGTCGTCTATTGGAGCCTGCGGAACTCGACGCTGGCCGCGCCCGAGAAACCCGGCACGCTGCGGGTGATGACATTCCGCCAGGCGCTGAACCGCTCGGCGTACCGCGCCGTGCTGTGGTCCAACTTCGCCAACGGCGCCGCGGTGTACGGGGTGCGCATGGCGCTGGTGCCGCTGCTGGTGGTGGACGTGCTCGGGCAGTCGCGCGGCGAGGCGGGAGTGGCGCTGACGGTGTTCGCCGCCGGTAACGCCGCGGTGTTGTTCGCCTCGGGACGATGGTCGGATCGGTTGGGGCGCAAGCCGTTTCTGATCACGGGCACGCTGGTGTGCGCGGTCGGCACGGTCGCGCTGGGGGCCGCGCCGAACCTGGGCTGGCTGCTGGCGGCGTCGTTCGTGGCCGGGCTGGGCTCGGGCATGTTCACCCCGGCCCAGCAGGCCACGGTGGCCGACGTGATCGGGCCCGACGCGCGCGGCGGACCGGTGCTGGCCGGATTCCAGATGGCCGCCGACCTGGGTACGGTGCTCGGGCCGATCGTGGTCGGCATGCTGGCACAGCGGGTGTCGTTCGGTGTGGCGTTGACGGTGACCGGCGCCCTGCTGGCGATCGCCGCCGTGTGCTGGCTGGTGGTGCCCGAGCCGCTGCGGCGGCACGCGCCCGTCGACGCCGGTGCGCGCGCGGCCGACGCCTGA
- a CDS encoding DsbA family protein, producing MSSRTTYALGGVALAVIVLIVVFVVRWNSNHDLKVQGEGYGPVHDPAVSALLDSDGAIVLGKPNAPKTIDMYEDPMCPACGSLEHLYGQQLAQQVDAGKLAVRYRLVNFLDPKSGSKDYSTRAVAANECVADNGDGPVYSKFHTALFTTKQPSESGGDLSNDQLSAIAKDAGAPAEVLQCIAKGDRVDSARNHTDASLKALRAALGGKVQTPSVFDGAKEIDVNDSGWVAKAAS from the coding sequence ATGTCCAGCCGCACCACCTACGCCCTCGGTGGTGTGGCCCTGGCGGTGATCGTACTGATCGTGGTCTTCGTCGTGCGTTGGAACAGCAACCACGACCTCAAGGTGCAGGGCGAAGGATACGGCCCGGTGCACGACCCGGCTGTGAGCGCGCTGCTGGATTCGGACGGCGCGATCGTGCTGGGTAAGCCGAACGCGCCCAAGACGATCGACATGTACGAGGATCCGATGTGCCCGGCATGCGGGTCGCTGGAACACCTCTACGGCCAGCAGCTGGCCCAGCAGGTCGACGCCGGCAAGCTGGCGGTGCGGTACCGGCTGGTGAATTTCCTCGACCCGAAGTCGGGGAGCAAGGACTACTCCACGCGCGCCGTCGCCGCCAACGAGTGCGTCGCCGACAATGGCGACGGGCCGGTGTACTCGAAGTTTCATACGGCGCTGTTCACCACCAAACAGCCCAGCGAGAGCGGTGGCGACCTGAGCAACGACCAGCTGTCCGCGATCGCCAAGGACGCGGGCGCGCCGGCGGAGGTGCTGCAGTGCATCGCCAAGGGCGATCGCGTCGATTCGGCGCGCAACCACACCGATGCCTCGCTGAAGGCGCTGCGCGCTGCGCTCGGCGGCAAGGTCCAGACGCCGTCGGTGTTCGACGGCGCCAAGGAGATCGACGTGAACGACTCCGGTTGGGTGGCCAAGGCCGCCTCGTAG
- a CDS encoding DUF222 domain-containing protein: MFDGGELQAMSDEGLIDALRRAHGAAAFAQAAEVRAVRELHRRRGATAEEGGQRVGEFAAAEAAVAVQISEVVAAALIDIGLGLDGLPATREAFGAGRIDLARAQAIVDGVRGLSDEARREVEPRLVEAAARSDPARLRQIARRWVTRLDPEAEQRRREQREGDRDVRIRAVQDGMAVFDGLLPAVDAQTVAMRLRELSSGVCEADPRTMPQRRADALVALADGSGQLRCRCGRGSECTAPDATFEIRRPLVQIGISAATLLGLRNDPAFLAGYGPVDPVLARRVAEHARLQVIPEHTEEPNEPAEATEKKQTDQEDESHTRLEREIRAIDGQCRFPGCTMPAAAGDPVSIRPIENTRGSASPRTDLAILCPRHYRLKALADKRKLRWRVHRLDADRMQWTSPTGDEHLTVREGARYLFPHTDIDAPEPQWPSPTTSPAPPEPATIDPAYPLDRPVLSRVATMTPEDDLPLASGSKTPIAEHHS, translated from the coding sequence ATGTTCGACGGCGGAGAGCTTCAGGCGATGAGCGATGAGGGGCTGATCGACGCGCTGCGGCGGGCGCATGGGGCGGCGGCATTTGCGCAGGCGGCGGAGGTGCGGGCCGTGCGGGAGTTGCATCGGCGGCGGGGCGCGACTGCGGAGGAGGGGGGCCAGCGGGTCGGGGAGTTCGCGGCGGCCGAGGCTGCGGTGGCGGTGCAGATCTCCGAGGTGGTGGCGGCCGCGCTCATCGATATAGGACTGGGTCTCGATGGGCTGCCTGCGACGCGGGAGGCGTTCGGTGCGGGGCGGATCGATCTCGCTCGGGCGCAGGCGATCGTGGACGGCGTTCGGGGGCTGTCGGACGAGGCGCGGCGGGAGGTCGAGCCGAGGCTTGTCGAGGCGGCGGCTCGGTCTGATCCGGCGCGGCTGCGGCAGATTGCGCGGCGATGGGTCACCCGGCTGGATCCGGAGGCCGAACAGCGGCGGCGTGAGCAGCGCGAGGGGGATCGGGATGTGCGGATCCGGGCGGTGCAGGACGGCATGGCGGTCTTCGACGGCCTGCTGCCCGCGGTCGACGCCCAGACGGTTGCCATGCGCTTGCGGGAGTTGAGTTCGGGGGTGTGTGAAGCCGATCCGCGGACGATGCCGCAGCGGCGCGCGGACGCTCTCGTGGCGCTGGCCGACGGCTCGGGGCAGCTGCGCTGCCGGTGTGGCCGCGGCAGCGAATGCACCGCCCCCGACGCCACTTTCGAGATCCGCCGCCCCTTGGTCCAGATCGGCATCTCGGCCGCCACGCTGCTCGGCCTCCGCAACGACCCCGCCTTCCTCGCCGGATACGGCCCCGTCGACCCCGTCCTCGCTCGCCGAGTCGCCGAACATGCTCGGCTCCAAGTGATTCCGGAACACACGGAAGAGCCGAACGAGCCCGCCGAAGCCACGGAGAAGAAGCAGACCGACCAGGAGGACGAGTCGCACACCCGCCTGGAGCGCGAGATACGCGCGATAGACGGCCAATGCCGATTCCCCGGATGCACGATGCCCGCAGCGGCAGGCGATCCGGTATCCATCCGGCCGATCGAGAACACACGGGGCAGCGCATCGCCGAGGACGGACCTCGCGATCCTTTGCCCCAGGCACTACCGCTTGAAGGCATTGGCGGACAAGCGAAAACTGCGTTGGCGAGTGCATCGGCTCGATGCCGACCGAATGCAGTGGACCAGCCCCACCGGCGACGAGCACCTCACCGTCCGCGAAGGCGCGCGTTATCTGTTCCCCCACACCGACATCGACGCACCGGAGCCGCAATGGCCCTCCCCCACGACCTCCCCGGCACCACCGGAACCCGCCACGATCGATCCGGCGTACCCACTGGATCGCCCCGTGCTCTCCCGGGTTGCGACCATGACGCCGGAGGACGATCTCCCGCTCGCTTCCGGCTCGAAAACCCCGATCGCCGAACACCATTCGTGA